One stretch of Flavobacterium sp. 9 DNA includes these proteins:
- a CDS encoding C45 family peptidase, with protein MKNRIKLFILIGFLLIIASCGTSKSMRHLPDISNYDTIKPVVTKQSDSLFISGKNSLLKNKQGLWELYVEGDPYQIGLTTGALSDSLLKKQEQIFFSKIKDLIPSKFEQKMLRYFLKWYNRKLYSNVTSEYQSEIYGISQYTSLDFDNIAPQYQRSLYLHAAHDIGHALQDLALVGCSSFAAWGEKSENGNLILGRNFDFYVNDAFAENKIVAFINPKEGHKFMMVTWPGMIGAVSGMNQEGLTVTINASKSKIPMIAKTPISILTREILQHAQNIDEAITIAKKRKVFVSESIMVGSAHDNKAVLIEVSPNKMDVYDVPNSDQLICSNHFQSEDLKNEKRNQLQIANSHSEYRLERIEELFTKNPKINPKIASEILRNKEGLQDVKLGYGNEKALNQLMAHHGIIFKPEEKLVWVSANPYQLGEFVCYNLDSIFKERKSNPVISFQQENLNIAKDPFLKTAAYANYQKFRIEDDNIDLYLKKKETISPEFIQNYQSLNPDYWVVYYKAGLYFYQKKEYLLAQTNFEKALTKEITTAPDKAKIEKYLKKLKRKLQ; from the coding sequence ATGAAAAACCGAATAAAATTATTTATCCTGATCGGTTTTTTATTGATAATCGCGTCTTGCGGTACTTCAAAATCAATGCGCCATTTACCTGATATTTCAAATTATGATACTATAAAACCTGTCGTGACAAAACAATCTGACAGTTTATTTATCTCCGGAAAAAATTCGCTTTTAAAAAATAAACAAGGTCTTTGGGAATTGTATGTTGAAGGCGATCCTTATCAAATTGGATTAACAACTGGTGCTTTGTCAGATTCTCTTTTGAAAAAACAAGAGCAGATTTTTTTCTCCAAAATAAAGGATTTAATTCCGTCAAAATTCGAGCAAAAAATGCTTCGTTATTTTCTAAAATGGTACAATCGAAAATTATATTCGAATGTTACTTCTGAATATCAATCGGAAATTTATGGTATTTCTCAATATACTTCTCTTGATTTTGATAATATTGCACCGCAATATCAGCGAAGTTTATATCTGCACGCGGCACATGATATTGGTCACGCTTTGCAGGATTTGGCTTTAGTTGGTTGTTCGTCTTTTGCAGCGTGGGGGGAAAAATCTGAAAATGGAAATTTAATTCTTGGACGAAATTTTGATTTTTATGTAAATGACGCTTTCGCGGAAAATAAAATCGTGGCGTTTATAAACCCAAAAGAAGGTCATAAATTTATGATGGTTACCTGGCCAGGAATGATTGGAGCGGTTTCAGGAATGAATCAGGAAGGTTTGACGGTAACGATTAATGCGTCAAAATCTAAAATTCCGATGATTGCAAAAACACCGATTTCAATTCTGACTCGGGAAATTTTGCAGCATGCTCAAAATATTGATGAAGCAATTACAATCGCAAAAAAAAGAAAAGTTTTTGTATCAGAATCGATTATGGTTGGAAGTGCGCACGATAACAAAGCTGTTTTGATTGAAGTTTCGCCTAATAAAATGGATGTTTATGATGTTCCAAACAGCGATCAATTAATTTGTTCGAACCATTTTCAAAGTGAAGATTTAAAAAACGAAAAACGGAATCAGCTTCAAATTGCCAATAGCCATTCTGAATACAGACTTGAAAGAATAGAAGAACTTTTTACAAAAAACCCAAAAATAAATCCCAAAATTGCTTCTGAAATTCTACGAAATAAAGAAGGTTTACAAGATGTAAAACTTGGTTATGGCAACGAAAAAGCCTTAAATCAATTAATGGCGCATCACGGAATTATCTTTAAACCGGAAGAAAAACTGGTTTGGGTTTCGGCAAATCCGTATCAATTAGGTGAATTTGTTTGTTATAATCTGGATTCGATTTTTAAAGAAAGAAAATCAAATCCTGTAATTTCATTTCAACAGGAAAATCTCAACATTGCCAAAGATCCTTTTCTAAAAACTGCTGCTTATGCAAACTATCAAAAATTTAGAATTGAAGATGACAATATAGATTTGTATCTGAAAAAGAAAGAAACAATAAGTCCTGAATTTATTCAGAACTATCAATCCTTAAACCCTGATTATTGGGTTGTGTATTACAAAGCAGGGTTGTACTTTTATCAAAAAAAAGAATATCTCCTTGCTCAGACTAATTTTGAAAAAGCATTGACTAAGGAAATTACCACGGCTCCTGATAAAGCAAAAATTGAAAAATATTTAAAAAAACTCAAAAGAAAATTACAATGA
- a CDS encoding NAD(P)/FAD-dependent oxidoreductase — MKEHYDVVIVGSGLGGLVSSIILAKEGYSVCVLEKNNQYGGNLQTFVRDKTIFDTGIHYIGGLEKSQNLYQYFKYLGIIDQLNLKKLDENGFDIISFEDDKNEYPHAQGYENFVDQLCVYFPDEKANIAAYCEKLKTICDSFPLYNVNWEGKYDNEILALNAKETIESFTENEKLKAVLAGSNFLYAGIPDKSPFYVHALSVNSYIQSSWRCINGGSQITKQLLKQLKKHGGEFYKYKEVTRFNVENNNVTSVEMKDGTQVSGTRFISNIDPKTTLKLAGEENFRKAFFSRIQSLEGVISAFSLYLVFKPETFKYINHNYYHFKKSSEVWNAHDYDEDSWPKAFMASMNASKKQEEWAEGMTFITYMKYDDVAPWIDTFNTTVDENDRGESYEQFKSRKTAKFLAEIELKFPGITACIRSIHTSTPLSYRDYIGGHNGNMYGYVKDSGNPMKTLIPSKTKLDNLYLTGQSINMHGVLGVTIGAVVTCSEIVGKEYLITKINQASAE; from the coding sequence ATGAAAGAACATTACGATGTTGTAATTGTAGGCAGCGGTTTGGGCGGTTTGGTATCGTCTATTATTCTGGCCAAAGAAGGTTACAGCGTTTGTGTGCTCGAAAAAAACAATCAATACGGTGGAAATCTACAAACTTTTGTACGTGATAAAACCATTTTTGATACCGGAATTCACTACATCGGAGGTCTTGAAAAAAGTCAGAACTTGTATCAATATTTTAAATATCTGGGTATTATTGACCAATTAAATCTAAAAAAATTAGATGAAAATGGTTTTGATATTATCTCTTTTGAAGATGACAAAAATGAATATCCACACGCTCAAGGTTATGAAAATTTTGTCGATCAATTGTGTGTTTATTTCCCTGATGAAAAAGCCAATATTGCAGCATATTGCGAAAAATTAAAAACAATATGTGATTCTTTTCCGCTTTATAATGTAAACTGGGAAGGGAAATATGATAATGAAATTTTGGCGCTTAACGCTAAAGAAACTATAGAATCGTTTACGGAAAATGAAAAGTTAAAAGCGGTTTTGGCTGGTTCAAATTTTCTCTACGCAGGAATTCCTGATAAATCGCCTTTTTACGTTCATGCACTTTCCGTCAACTCTTATATTCAAAGTTCGTGGCGATGCATTAATGGTGGAAGTCAGATTACTAAACAACTTTTAAAACAGCTTAAAAAACACGGTGGCGAATTTTATAAATACAAAGAAGTTACTCGTTTTAATGTCGAAAACAACAATGTAACCTCGGTAGAAATGAAAGATGGAACTCAGGTTTCCGGAACTCGTTTTATTTCAAATATAGATCCAAAAACTACGCTAAAACTTGCCGGAGAAGAGAACTTCAGAAAAGCATTTTTTAGCCGAATCCAAAGTCTTGAAGGTGTTATTTCGGCCTTTAGTTTATATCTTGTTTTTAAGCCTGAAACTTTCAAATACATAAATCATAATTACTATCATTTTAAAAAAAGCAGTGAAGTCTGGAATGCACACGATTATGACGAAGATTCCTGGCCAAAAGCTTTTATGGCTTCTATGAATGCCTCGAAAAAACAAGAAGAATGGGCAGAAGGAATGACTTTTATTACCTACATGAAGTATGACGATGTTGCGCCCTGGATTGATACTTTTAATACAACTGTTGACGAAAATGATCGTGGAGAAAGTTACGAGCAATTTAAATCAAGAAAAACAGCTAAGTTTCTTGCTGAAATCGAACTTAAATTTCCAGGAATAACTGCTTGCATTCGGTCGATTCATACTTCTACTCCGCTTTCGTATCGCGATTATATTGGCGGTCATAATGGTAATATGTACGGCTATGTTAAGGATTCCGGAAATCCGATGAAAACCTTGATTCCGTCAAAAACCAAACTTGATAATTTATATCTTACAGGACAAAGTATTAATATGCACGGGGTTTTGGGCGTGACTATTGGAGCGGTTGTAACGTGTTCAGAAATTGTTGGAAAAGAATATTTGATTACTAAAATTAATCAGGCTTCTGCTGAATAA
- a CDS encoding 1-acyl-sn-glycerol-3-phosphate acyltransferase, whose product MHQYFYAIHLFVNRRKSLSVALAILMLLVFGFFASQIKFEEDITKLIPTNDKSDVTAKVLKQLNFADKITVIFKLEKNGTNEDLKEMATAFSDSVAKSCKPYVTGIQGKVDEENIQETIDFVYNNLPLFLENKDYESIQNKLQKDSIAATVQGNYKSIISPSGFITKDFILQDPLGISFIALKKLQQLNIGDDFTLDNGFVMTKDKKKLLLFITSNLPSSETEKNTIFAAKLKSIQDNLNQKFNAKTSISYFGSALIAVANANQIKSDIVLTTTIAMITLMLILILFYRKILIPLIIFLPTVFGALFAVAFLYFVKEQISAISLGIGSILLGITIDYSIHILTHYKHNSDVKTLYKDITMPVIMSSSTTAVAFLCLLFVKSDALNDLGIFAAVIVMASAFFSLLIVPHLYKPKENNFEHKKNIIDKLAHFSFHNNKYLIGFCVLITIICCFTYNNVGFNNDLSQLNFVPKEIKAAEKELEESTSLTSKTIYVASYGNSMEEVLQNNGQLFKDLSKEKQDDKILNFSSVGGIMLSQKEQKQKIDKWNSFWDSNKKQLLKSGLIAEGSKLGFKPTTYSLFFDHLDFNFKPIKTEDFLKIQALQLKEFVTEKNGFFTISTLVKVTPQQRDAFVKSASAKNNLIAIDRQQMNETFFSTLKTDFNSLVNYSFVAVILILFFFFRRVELVIVSCIPIALTGIVTAGIMGIFGIQMNIFSMIVCTLIFGHGVDFSIFMTSALQKEYTTGKNEIAIYRTSIILAVITTILGIGAMIFARHPALRSISSVSLIGVFAALIITFIFYPILFKLFLSNRPKNGNAPFELRSFLHGVLSFTYYGLGGILMSIFSLIIMPIIPLSEKTKMKGFRYCISKFMKSVLYTNPFIHKKVINKFNETFEKPAIIIANHSSFLDILSIGMLSPKIIFLVNDWVYNSPIFGATVKKAGFYPVSEGLENGVEHLRQKVNEGYSLMIFPEGTRSESNQIKRFHKGAFYLAEEFNLDILPVLIHGASETLPKGDFIIHDGSITVSILERITPENLSFGKNYAERTKEISAFFKSKFQEIRQEIEGPTYFKKMLLHSYDYKEIEITKGVKNDLRNNLEKYYRLNQYISAKAKVAHLSNDYGQLDVLLALQEPQRKIYSYNNDEEKREISKTNYIVKKRKIFYPENLETLLENQFDILLISDESYTNDIEKIVSRTSKVILINCPNLKTSLINFGFNCLYDENSIIVLKKN is encoded by the coding sequence ATGCATCAATATTTCTACGCCATTCATTTGTTTGTAAACCGAAGAAAATCTTTATCGGTTGCACTGGCAATTCTGATGCTTTTAGTGTTTGGATTTTTTGCTTCTCAAATTAAATTTGAAGAAGATATTACCAAACTTATTCCAACGAACGATAAAAGTGATGTTACGGCAAAAGTGCTTAAGCAACTTAATTTTGCCGATAAAATAACGGTTATTTTTAAACTCGAAAAAAACGGAACTAACGAAGATTTAAAAGAAATGGCAACTGCGTTTTCAGACAGTGTTGCCAAATCCTGCAAACCTTATGTAACCGGAATTCAGGGAAAAGTAGACGAAGAAAATATCCAGGAAACTATTGATTTTGTTTATAACAATCTGCCACTTTTTCTGGAAAATAAAGATTACGAATCAATTCAGAATAAGCTTCAAAAAGATAGTATTGCCGCGACCGTTCAGGGAAATTACAAATCAATTATTTCGCCATCCGGATTTATCACCAAAGATTTTATTCTGCAAGATCCGCTTGGGATTTCATTTATCGCTCTTAAAAAATTACAACAACTTAATATTGGTGACGATTTTACGCTCGACAATGGTTTTGTAATGACAAAGGATAAAAAGAAATTATTGCTTTTTATTACCTCAAATCTTCCTTCGAGCGAAACAGAAAAGAACACAATTTTTGCCGCTAAACTGAAATCAATTCAGGATAATCTAAATCAGAAATTTAATGCCAAAACTTCGATAAGCTATTTTGGTTCCGCATTAATTGCTGTTGCAAATGCGAATCAAATTAAAAGCGATATTGTTTTAACGACAACAATCGCTATGATTACGTTAATGTTGATTTTGATTTTATTCTATCGAAAGATATTAATTCCGCTTATTATTTTTCTTCCAACGGTATTTGGAGCTTTGTTTGCCGTGGCATTTTTATATTTTGTGAAAGAACAAATCTCAGCCATTTCTCTCGGAATTGGTTCTATTTTACTGGGAATTACGATCGATTATTCCATTCATATTCTAACGCATTACAAACATAATAGCGATGTAAAAACTTTGTATAAAGACATTACAATGCCGGTAATTATGAGTAGTTCAACAACTGCCGTTGCTTTTTTATGTTTGCTTTTTGTAAAATCAGATGCTTTAAATGATCTCGGAATTTTTGCTGCCGTAATCGTTATGGCTTCAGCATTTTTCTCTCTTTTGATTGTTCCGCATTTATATAAACCGAAAGAAAACAATTTTGAACACAAGAAAAATATCATTGATAAACTGGCTCATTTCTCGTTTCATAACAATAAATATCTAATTGGATTTTGCGTTTTAATCACGATTATTTGTTGTTTTACCTATAATAATGTTGGTTTCAATAATGATTTATCGCAATTAAATTTTGTTCCAAAAGAAATTAAAGCAGCCGAAAAAGAACTCGAAGAAAGCACCAGTTTAACTTCAAAAACTATTTATGTGGCTTCGTACGGAAATAGTATGGAGGAAGTTTTACAAAACAATGGTCAGCTTTTTAAAGATTTATCGAAAGAAAAACAAGACGATAAAATATTAAATTTCAGCTCTGTTGGCGGAATTATGCTTTCGCAGAAGGAACAAAAACAAAAAATCGACAAATGGAATTCGTTTTGGGATTCGAATAAAAAACAACTTTTAAAATCGGGATTAATTGCCGAAGGTTCTAAACTCGGTTTCAAACCTACAACATATTCACTCTTTTTTGATCATTTAGATTTTAATTTCAAACCTATTAAAACGGAAGATTTTTTAAAAATTCAGGCTTTACAACTGAAAGAATTTGTAACGGAAAAAAATGGATTTTTCACGATTTCGACTTTAGTAAAAGTTACTCCGCAACAACGTGATGCATTTGTAAAATCGGCTTCCGCCAAAAATAATCTGATTGCAATTGATCGTCAGCAAATGAATGAAACGTTTTTTAGTACTCTAAAAACCGATTTTAATTCGCTGGTTAATTACTCATTTGTTGCAGTAATTTTGATTCTGTTTTTCTTTTTTAGAAGAGTCGAATTAGTAATTGTTAGTTGTATTCCAATTGCTTTAACCGGAATTGTTACGGCTGGAATTATGGGAATTTTTGGTATTCAAATGAATATTTTCAGCATGATTGTCTGTACTTTGATTTTTGGTCACGGTGTAGATTTTAGTATTTTCATGACAAGTGCGCTTCAAAAAGAATATACAACCGGGAAAAACGAAATTGCGATTTACAGAACTTCAATTATTCTTGCAGTAATTACAACCATTTTAGGAATTGGTGCGATGATTTTTGCAAGACATCCGGCGTTGCGTTCTATTTCATCGGTTTCGTTGATTGGGGTTTTTGCAGCGCTAATTATTACGTTTATTTTCTATCCGATTCTCTTTAAATTATTTTTATCTAATAGACCAAAAAACGGAAATGCTCCTTTTGAATTGCGGTCGTTTTTGCATGGTGTTCTATCTTTTACATATTATGGACTTGGCGGTATTTTAATGTCTATTTTCAGCTTAATTATTATGCCGATAATTCCGTTAAGCGAAAAAACAAAAATGAAAGGATTTAGATATTGCATTTCAAAATTCATGAAATCGGTATTGTATACAAATCCTTTTATCCATAAAAAAGTCATTAATAAATTTAATGAAACCTTCGAAAAACCAGCGATTATTATTGCCAATCATTCTTCATTTCTAGATATCCTGTCGATTGGAATGTTGAGTCCAAAAATCATTTTTCTGGTAAACGACTGGGTTTATAATTCTCCTATTTTTGGTGCAACGGTAAAAAAAGCAGGTTTTTATCCGGTTTCTGAAGGACTTGAAAATGGTGTTGAACATTTACGCCAAAAAGTAAATGAAGGTTATTCGTTAATGATTTTCCCTGAAGGAACTCGTTCAGAAAGTAATCAGATTAAGCGTTTCCATAAAGGCGCTTTTTATCTTGCCGAAGAATTTAATTTAGATATTCTTCCGGTTTTAATTCATGGTGCTTCTGAAACACTTCCGAAAGGTGATTTTATAATTCATGACGGCAGTATTACGGTTTCTATTTTGGAAAGAATTACGCCTGAGAATCTTTCTTTTGGAAAAAATTATGCCGAAAGAACAAAGGAAATAAGTGCTTTCTTTAAGTCTAAATTTCAGGAAATTCGTCAGGAAATAGAAGGTCCGACATATTTCAAAAAGATGCTTCTTCATAGTTATGACTACAAAGAAATTGAAATCACAAAAGGGGTAAAAAATGATTTAAGAAATAATCTTGAAAAATATTATCGCTTAAACCAATACATTTCGGCGAAAGCCAAAGTAGCTCATTTGTCTAATGATTACGGACAACTAGATGTATTATTGGCTTTGCAGGAACCACAACGAAAAATATATTCTTATAATAACGACGAAGAAAAACGCGAAATTTCTAAAACTAATTATATCGTCAAAAAAAGAAAAATATTCTATCCCGAAAACCTTGAAACTCTTTTAGAAAATCAATTTGATATTCTTTTAATTTCTGATGAAAGTTATACTAATGATATAGAAAAAATCGTTTCTAGAACTTCCAAGGTTATTCTAATCAATTGTCCAAATTTGAAAACCTCTTTGATTAACTTTGGTTTTAATTGTCTTTATGATGAAAATTCTATAATCGTATTAAAGAAAAACTAA